The Candidatus Binatia bacterium genomic interval GCCTGGCGGCTTTGCGGATCCTCGAGAACGAAGCCGAGGTCCAGCAGCGTGCGGTGGCCTCTGCCGAGGAGTCCGTGCGGCTCACCATCAACCAGTACAAGGCGGGGATTGTGAGCTATCTCAACGTCGTCGTCGTGCAGGCCACTGCGCTGTCGAGCGAGCGCGACGCTGTCGTCACGCGCAACCGCCGCATGGCCGCGACGGTGCAGCTGATCAAGGCGCTCGGCGGCGGCTGGACCGCGCGCGAGCTGCCGTCCGATGCCAACGTCTCCCGCACCGACGCGCCGCACGTCGATACGCTCGAGGCATCCGGCGCCGGCGCGTCGGAAGCCCCCGCCGTCGCCCGGTAGAGCCGGTTCCTGCAGGAAACGGCCGTGAATGTCGCCGCAATGACGGGCTCGACCGGTTCGATCAGATGGCCGACTGGCTCGCGGATCTCGCACCGTGGCTCGCGCAACCATACCGCGGGCAGCGCTTGCACGGCAGACCTCGATCGTGTCAGAAGCGCTCATGCTCCAGCACATCCAGCCGCCCGATCTGTTTCGAAGCTCGAAGCTCGGTTTCACGCAGGTCGTTACTGCGACGGCCGGGGCCGTTGTCTGGGTTGCAGGCCAGACGGCCTGCGACGAGCGTGGACGGCCGGTGGGAGCCGGCGATATCGGGAAACAGGCCGAGGTCGCGCTCGAGAACGTCCGTCGCGCGCTTGCTGCCGCCGGCGCCGGTCCTGCCGACGTCACGATGCTGAGGGTCTACATCGTCGGCTTCACGCACGAGGCCGCGAGCGAGATCGGCGGGCGAGTCGCCAGCTTCTTTGCCGGCGTCGAGCCGCCCGCGTCCACCTGGGTCGGAGTGACGGCGCTCATGCACCCGGACTTCCTCATCGAGATCGAAGCCGTCGCGGCAGTGCCGGCCGCAAGCTGACGGACGCTCCGGCGCGCACGCCGCGAAAGCTCAACGCGAGGAAACGCGCAGTGCGAGAGTCTTCCTCGCCCTGACCAGCCACCCGGGCGCGATCGCCGAAAGCGGAAGGACGCGCTCGCGCCTCTGCTCTTCCTCGAGGTGCTGGATCCGCGCCTTGAGCATGTCTTCCAGCGCGATCTCGCCGACCATCTTGCGGCCGTCGCGGCCGGCAACGACGGGCAGCAGCGTGCGGCCCGTCGTCGCCATGCGATGCACGGCGATTCGAAGAGGCTCGTCGGCGTGCGCGACGACGGGTTTTCGCGCTATGCCGCCGAGAGTCGGCGGCGAGCCGCCGTCGCCGAGCAGCCAGGAATTGACGTCGGTGCGGGTCGTGACGCCGACGAGACCGCCGTCCTCGTCGACGACATGGAAGAGCTGGCGAAGCGAGCTGGTCGAGTCGGCCGGCGGCCGGAAGTCGCCGCGGTGCAGCGAAGCCGGCAGCACGCGCACCGACGTTCGCATCACTTCGCGCACG includes:
- a CDS encoding RidA family protein, with protein sequence MLQHIQPPDLFRSSKLGFTQVVTATAGAVVWVAGQTACDERGRPVGAGDIGKQAEVALENVRRALAAAGAGPADVTMLRVYIVGFTHEAASEIGGRVASFFAGVEPPASTWVGVTALMHPDFLIEIEAVAAVPAAS